One stretch of Thalassovita sp. DNA includes these proteins:
- a CDS encoding ABC transporter ATP-binding protein — MIDPQPTLTENATLARGLQARDLWQGYGDHTVLSGINVSLPPGKFTAILGHNGCGKSTLLKSLAGMMPVKRGSVTLEGQPIKSFATKALARQVSYLAQGAVAPEGLSVAELVAQGRYPHRKIFASWNAADTDAVERALSLTATKDLSDRPLQELSGGQRQRAWIAMTLAQEGRIVLLDEPTSFLDPAHQLEVLSLVRRLIRDEGTTVAAVLHDLNHAAQFADHIILLKAGQLLAEGSPQEVVTPDILRDAFGLDVEILRHPQTGAPICVPRMADAGGAGVTPVASPDVSPVQPRTGAQ, encoded by the coding sequence ATGATTGATCCCCAGCCCACCCTTACCGAAAACGCCACCCTTGCACGTGGATTGCAGGCGCGCGACCTCTGGCAGGGGTACGGTGACCACACGGTATTGTCCGGCATCAACGTGTCGCTGCCACCGGGGAAGTTCACCGCCATTCTGGGCCACAACGGCTGTGGGAAATCCACTTTGCTGAAAAGCCTTGCCGGGATGATGCCGGTGAAACGCGGCAGCGTGACCCTGGAGGGCCAGCCGATCAAATCCTTCGCCACCAAAGCACTGGCGCGGCAGGTCAGCTATCTGGCGCAGGGGGCAGTGGCGCCCGAAGGCCTGAGCGTTGCGGAACTGGTGGCACAGGGCCGCTATCCCCACCGCAAGATATTCGCCAGCTGGAACGCCGCCGACACCGACGCGGTTGAACGGGCCCTGAGCCTAACCGCAACCAAAGACCTGTCGGATCGCCCGTTGCAGGAACTGTCCGGCGGGCAGCGGCAGCGCGCCTGGATTGCCATGACCCTGGCACAGGAAGGCCGGATTGTGCTGCTGGATGAACCGACAAGCTTCCTTGATCCGGCGCATCAACTGGAGGTGCTCTCGCTCGTGCGGCGGCTGATCCGCGACGAAGGCACCACCGTGGCCGCTGTGCTGCATGATCTGAACCATGCCGCACAGTTTGCCGATCACATCATCCTGTTGAAAGCCGGCCAGCTGCTGGCAGAGGGCAGCCCGCAAGAGGTGGTAACACCCGATATTTTGCGGGATGCCTTTGGTCTGGATGTTGAGATCCTGCGCCACCCGCAGACCGGCGCCCCGATCTGTGTGCCGCGGATGGCAGACGCTGGCGGGGCGGGTGTCACCCCGGTTGCGTCCCCGGATGTGTCCCCTGTGCAACCCCGAACTGGCGCGCAATAA
- a CDS encoding iron ABC transporter permease has protein sequence MKTLFILLSLLSASFVFSLGLGEVTFPARDVLGALTGDAEVPGYITTIVWDLRLPRAVLAVLVGAALALGGTVTQAIMRNPLAEPGILGINSGAALAATILIVGNTSISAAALPWFSFAGALGMSVAIYVLSWRDGSNSLRIILIGIGLGALSGALASFVASLGDVASLQRAIVWLLGSLQDSRWIKSAVLAGWLLLPCLVIWLFATELDVISFGDDVARGLGQNVERIRALMILAVAAIAGAAVSAAGLVSFVGLLAPHIARALVGRKHKLLLPAAALVGAILVLLADLVARRAFAPVQLPVGLMTAMLGTPLFAWLFWKKRND, from the coding sequence ATGAAGACATTGTTCATCCTTCTCAGCCTTCTGAGCGCCAGCTTTGTCTTCAGCCTTGGGCTGGGCGAAGTGACCTTCCCGGCGCGCGATGTCCTGGGCGCGCTGACCGGCGATGCCGAGGTGCCCGGATACATCACCACCATCGTCTGGGATCTGCGGTTGCCCCGTGCGGTTCTGGCCGTTCTGGTTGGCGCCGCTCTGGCGCTCGGCGGTACGGTCACCCAGGCCATCATGCGCAACCCACTGGCCGAGCCGGGGATCCTGGGCATCAATTCAGGCGCCGCGCTGGCAGCCACGATCCTGATCGTGGGCAACACATCCATCTCCGCCGCGGCGCTGCCGTGGTTCAGCTTCGCCGGTGCCCTTGGCATGTCTGTTGCGATCTATGTGCTGTCCTGGCGTGATGGCAGCAACTCCTTGCGGATCATCCTGATTGGCATCGGTCTGGGCGCCTTGTCCGGGGCCTTGGCCAGTTTTGTCGCCAGCCTTGGTGACGTCGCCTCACTGCAGCGCGCCATCGTCTGGCTGCTGGGCAGCCTGCAGGACAGCCGTTGGATCAAATCCGCAGTGCTGGCAGGCTGGCTGCTGCTGCCCTGCCTCGTGATCTGGCTCTTCGCGACGGAGTTGGACGTGATCAGCTTTGGCGATGACGTGGCGCGGGGGCTGGGCCAAAACGTCGAACGTATCCGGGCCCTGATGATCCTGGCCGTTGCCGCCATCGCGGGCGCGGCCGTATCCGCCGCTGGTCTGGTGTCCTTCGTTGGATTGCTGGCCCCGCATATCGCCCGCGCCCTCGTGGGGCGGAAACATAAACTGCTCCTGCCGGCCGCCGCGCTGGTGGGGGCAATCCTGGTGCTGCTGGCAGACCTGGTGGCCCGCCGCGCCTTTGCGCCCGTGCAATTGCCTGTTGGCCTGATGACGGCGATGTTGGGCACGCCACTGTTTGCCTGGTTGTTCTGGAAGAAACGCAATGATTGA
- a CDS encoding iron ABC transporter permease has product MSSATTKSLRSKLLARSGRLGLLIVALVCAAVWSLTVGSSALSLSDLWGALHAPMGEERASIIVWQVRLPRLLAGLAAGACFAVAGGMAQAITNNPLADPGLLGVNSGAAFAVVIVLTLTGGMAAQEFVWIAFLGAALTAALVYLLGSIGRGGANPLKLVLAGVIIGSFLISITSGILMIDGQTLEKVRFWTMGSLRNRSLPDVVPLLPFCGAGLIAALLCARQVTALSLGADIAAGLGQNIALWRGLCLAIIVVLAGSAVSVAGPLGFVGLVVPHMVRLSSGSDYRWILPLSAVGGALLVTLGDVLPRALWDKDIPVGVMMSVIGAPFFIMLARGRTRAGRDGATVT; this is encoded by the coding sequence ATGTCCTCGGCAACAACTAAATCACTTCGATCCAAATTGCTGGCGCGCAGCGGCCGGCTTGGCCTGCTGATCGTTGCGCTGGTCTGCGCCGCGGTTTGGAGCCTGACCGTCGGCTCCTCCGCCCTGTCCCTGTCTGATCTCTGGGGCGCCTTGCACGCCCCAATGGGGGAAGAGCGTGCCTCGATCATTGTCTGGCAGGTCCGCCTGCCACGGCTGCTGGCGGGGCTTGCTGCAGGGGCCTGTTTTGCCGTCGCTGGCGGCATGGCACAGGCGATCACCAACAACCCGCTGGCCGATCCGGGCCTTTTGGGTGTGAACTCGGGCGCGGCTTTTGCGGTGGTGATTGTGCTGACCCTGACAGGCGGCATGGCTGCACAGGAGTTTGTCTGGATCGCCTTTCTTGGCGCCGCGCTGACGGCCGCATTGGTCTACCTCCTGGGCTCCATTGGCCGCGGTGGTGCCAATCCGCTGAAACTGGTTCTGGCCGGCGTGATCATCGGCAGCTTCCTGATCTCCATCACCTCTGGCATATTGATGATCGACGGGCAAACCCTTGAAAAGGTGCGGTTCTGGACGATGGGATCGCTGCGCAACCGCAGCCTGCCGGATGTGGTGCCGCTGCTGCCATTTTGCGGCGCTGGACTGATCGCAGCGCTGCTATGCGCACGGCAGGTCACCGCGCTGAGCCTTGGGGCCGATATCGCCGCCGGGCTGGGCCAGAACATCGCCCTGTGGCGCGGCCTGTGTTTGGCGATCATTGTTGTGCTGGCGGGCAGCGCCGTTTCTGTTGCCGGGCCGCTGGGATTTGTTGGCCTTGTGGTGCCGCATATGGTCCGCCTGAGCAGCGGGTCTGACTATCGTTGGATCCTGCCGTTGTCCGCGGTTGGGGGCGCGTTGCTGGTGACCTTGGGTGATGTGCTGCCCCGTGCCCTCTGGGACAAGGATATCCCCGTCGGAGTCATGATGTCAGTGATTGGCGCGCCCTTCTTCATCATGTTGGCCCGTGGCCGAACCCGCGCGGGCCGCGATGGGGCGACGGTGACATGA